The genomic segment CCACATATGGTAACCACTGCCACAACCCACATCTAAAACCGTACGGTTTTCAAGTGGTGAAATATGTTCTTTTACTCGGTCCCATTTCCAATCACTTCGCCATTCAGTGTCAATGTTGATACCATGGATTTGAAATGGTCCTTTACGCCAAGGTTGAAATAATCCGAGTAAATTCTTTAGCTTTTCAGCTTGTCCCGTAGTTAATTGCGAGCCATCTCCAATTTGTACACCATTGAAGAGGTCTATTGTAGTTGGCGCTGGGTAATGTAGCTTATTGAGTACTTTTTCCCATTTAGGTAAATTGCCGTGTTTATGTTCACGTTGCCATTTACCTAATATTGCTGGAAGTTCTTCTAACCAATGTTGAAGATTCGAGTCTGCTATTTGCTGATAAAAAGAACTAAAACTAATCACTTTATTGCCACCATAGATGCAAAGTTAAAACATTGAAACCACACTGTCGAATGGCTAAAACCATTATCGGCAAAACGCTGTTGATGCATAGATAAGCTATCAGGGCGCATGACATTTTCTAATGCACTGCGCTTTTGGCTAATTTCTAATTCGCTATATCCATTGGCACGTTTAAAGTCTACGTGTTGCTCATCCAGTAATGTCTAAATAGTAGCATCTTCAAAGCGTAATTTTTCTGATATGACTAATATACCACCTGGCAATAGTCCTTGATAAATTTTGGCGATGATTGCGTCTCTATCCGTTACAGGTAAAAACTGTAATGTAAAGTTAAGCACCACCATTGATGCGTTTGATATTTCGATGTCTCTTATATCACCACAAATTAATTCGACTTCGGTATCGCTAACGTAGGCTGATAGATTCTCTTGGCAACGAGACACCATTGATTCGCTATTATCAACGGCAATGATACGGCATTGACGCTGCTCAATTTGACGACGAATACTTAGCGTAGCTGAACCTAACGAACTTCCTAAATCGTAAACGTTAGATTTTGGTGTTACGTAACGATTAGCAAAATCACCTATGGTGCTAATGATTTGGGTATAACCAGGAACAGAGCGACGGATCATGTCGTTAAAAACACCTGCTACACGATTATCAAACTGAAAATCTGATATTTGTTCGCTAGCGGAAGCATAAATTGTGTCTTGTTGAGAATTCATCTGCAGTAACTTGAAAAAATCGTAATTTCATTTTAGCTAATCCTAGCAAATAGCAGCAAGTATCCTATTGGTATTTTTTGTATTTTTTTATTTATTTAGCTAATTTTGCATAATTTTTTAATGTAAGAGGTCAAATGGTCGATATAAATCGGTATGATGAACATAAATGTAAAAACTTTTACATTGTTAGCAGAAGTTCTTAATAAATTTTTTACAGAAGGGAATCACTGATAAAGTGGTAAACCTCATTATAAATCATTGTAGAGTTGGGACAATTTACAAAGGAATGCGCTTGAATTTAATTAGAACATTATTAGTAATAGTACTGGTTATCCCTTTTTTCTTCTTCGTTTCAGCCAATGAAGGCACTTCTTCTGTTGCTGAATCGCTACCAAGTAGTATGACATTATCTATGAGTGAGGATGCTTATCCTTATCAATTTGTCGACGCTAAAGGTAACGCTGCAGGGGTCATGGTCGATTTATGGCGCGAGTGGTCAATAGTCACAGGTACCAAAGTGACATTTAAACCCATGCAATGGCATCAGTCTTTACAAGCCTTAACTGATGAAGATGTTGATTTACATATTGGTATGGCGGTGACAGAAGAGCGACTGCGACAATTCTCCTACGCTGATAAAGTTTCGTCACTTCACTCCTATTTATACCTGCATAAAGATATCGCAAATAAAAAATCCATTACTGAAATTAAACCTTTTAAAATTGGCATCATTGAAGGGACTTCTCACGAAGCCGATTTATTAGCCATAGAACCTAAATTAACCTTTAAATATTTTAAAACCAAACAAGCGCTATATGATGCTGTGGTAGCAGGTGAGTTATATGCCTTTGCTGCTATACAGGGTTATTACAATGGCATTCCAATCAATTTTGAATTAGCTAATAACTTTCATATTTCATCAAGATTACTGATCAAAGAAATTGATTTGTCTCCTGCAGTAAAGATACAAAATGCAGCTTGGTTACCTGCGATTAATCAAGGTTTTGAGCAAATACACACGCAGTTAGTTGATGAAATTGAAAAGCGTTGGTTTGGTTATCGTCGTGAATCAAGTGGTGTTGTCATTGCGATGCAGATGAATGTCGAACCTTTCGTTGATATTGGTTTAGATGGTTTACCCCATGGTTTGTTTGTTGATCTTTGGCGTTTATGGTCTGAAAAAACAGGCATTGCTATTGATTTTATTCCAAGTGATATGAACGGCAGCATCGAGTTGATTAAGCAAGGTCATGCTGATGTGCATATTGGCTACCCGGAAAGCGATCAAATCAATACGGGGCTTAATAGGGCTAATCATATCTATTCTGTAAAAAGTCGATTTTTTAGCTATGAAAAAGAAATAAAAGACATTAGCGAAGTTGATGGAAAGCGTATCGGTTTATTTGCGACATCGCCTTACATCATCGAATTAAGAAAATTAGTTCCTAATGCGCAAATTCGTTATTACGACTCAATCGACCAATTAATAAAGGCCAGTCGCGACGGCGATATTGTTGGATTCGTTGCATCGAGCGCGTATACCTCACACTATTTACTTAACCATAAATCTTGGTCTGAGTTTTATCAGTTTAATGCCGTAGACTTTGATACCAATATTTATAACCTCACAAATCTAGAAGATGTTGAGCTTGCAGAGCGAATTGCCAATGGTTTTAAGCTGATTAGTCAGTATGAAATGGCGAAAATAGAGCAAAAATGGCTACTCAATAAAGCTGATAGGACGTTTTCTACTATTGATAAAAAAATCTATATAAGTAATAAGGAAAAGCAATACTTAGCTTCACTAGGTGCCATTAAGTTAGGTTACTTAACCGAATGGGCTCCAATGGAATATCAAAATGAACTAGGTGAATTTTCTGGTATTAATAAAGATGTCGTCAACATTATTACTCATCAGCTTGGTATCGACATTATTCCAGTTGCGTATCAGAACTGGAGCATGCTCAATCAAGATTTAAAAATGGGGAAAATTCACCTTGTCGGGAGTATGGCTAAAAATAGCCATCGTGAGCCAAACCTTGAATTCACTGAGGGCTATTGGCCGTCACCTTGGGCAATTGCCACTACGTTAACCCAGCAACCATTGTTTAACCTAAGCCAATATAATGGTAAGCGTATTGCTGTAGTTAAAGATTACAATGTGATTAATATTTTAAGACAGCAATTTCCAGGCCTTGAAATTGTGCAAGTAGAAAGCACGAAAAGTGGCTTGAATGCAGTGTCTTCGGGTCACGTAGACTTGTTCATTGAACAGGTTGTTACACTGGCTTACGCCCTTAATGAAGGGGGCTTTCCTGATTTGAA from the Shewanella japonica genome contains:
- a CDS encoding diguanylate cyclase domain-containing protein is translated as MNLIRTLLVIVLVIPFFFFVSANEGTSSVAESLPSSMTLSMSEDAYPYQFVDAKGNAAGVMVDLWREWSIVTGTKVTFKPMQWHQSLQALTDEDVDLHIGMAVTEERLRQFSYADKVSSLHSYLYLHKDIANKKSITEIKPFKIGIIEGTSHEADLLAIEPKLTFKYFKTKQALYDAVVAGELYAFAAIQGYYNGIPINFELANNFHISSRLLIKEIDLSPAVKIQNAAWLPAINQGFEQIHTQLVDEIEKRWFGYRRESSGVVIAMQMNVEPFVDIGLDGLPHGLFVDLWRLWSEKTGIAIDFIPSDMNGSIELIKQGHADVHIGYPESDQINTGLNRANHIYSVKSRFFSYEKEIKDISEVDGKRIGLFATSPYIIELRKLVPNAQIRYYDSIDQLIKASRDGDIVGFVASSAYTSHYLLNHKSWSEFYQFNAVDFDTNIYNLTNLEDVELAERIANGFKLISQYEMAKIEQKWLLNKADRTFSTIDKKIYISNKEKQYLASLGAIKLGYLTEWAPMEYQNELGEFSGINKDVVNIITHQLGIDIIPVAYQNWSMLNQDLKMGKIHLVGSMAKNSHREPNLEFTEGYWPSPWAIATTLTQQPLFNLSQYNGKRIAVVKDYNVINILRQQFPGLEIVQVESTKSGLNAVSSGHVDLFIEQVVTLAYALNEGGFPDLKMALVADLTEQKSHIGVYPKLKELVPILNRAIETIDETKQQQLYQDWVAVDLRSEADKYQKWFNIVLFGLLIISVITFVVFLGNKRLKLEISRRKNAEKKIKFIAEHDPVTKLPNRGLLDDRLACAINSHHREQVKFALLFIDLDKFKMVNDQYGHHIGDALLIGIADLLKTVVRKSDTVSRFGGDEFVILLNKIESAQCAAKVADNILNVLSEPIKVGEISLIASASIGIAVYPDDGDDPISLLQFADKKMYTVKKQGGDKHS